The genomic region AAGAAACCCTTATGGGTTTCATATACGTTGTCGAGAACATACGCAAAAACAATCTTAAAATTAAAACAATGGGGGAAAGGGAAGCCGATTTTATCAGGAACTGGGAAAGCGAAAAATACAGAAAAAGTCTTCTGAAATAGTTTTTTTGCAAGCGGGGCGAAAACCCCGCTTTTGTTTTTTCATGAAAAAATTATTAGTAAGATATCAAATTATGCATGACTTGACATGAAATATACAGAGGATTAAATTTATTATGTGAGGGTAAATAAAGGAAGTAGGTTATCTGTTTCGGATTTGAGGAAAAGAGGTGTAACAGAATGAAAATATTAAACAGAGAGGATTTTATAAGAAAAAGCACGGATGTTCTTGAAAAAATAGTTGACATGCTGGAAAAGCTTCCGTCGGTTAAGTTTTCCGACTTGAACGCCGAACAGACCGCTTTAGTGATTGTTGACATGATAAACGGCTTTGTAAGGGAAGGCGCGCTTAAAAGCCCGAGAGCAGAAGCTCTGATTCCCGAAATTTCCCGACTGTCAAAAGCCTGCGATGAGCTTAAAATCACAAAGCTCGCTTTTGCCGACAGCCATACCGGAGAATCTCCGGAATTTGACTCCTATCCCGAGCACTGCATCCGCGGTACGTCAGAAAGCGAGGTTGTGGATGAGCTGAAGGAAGTAGGCGGGTATATATTGATTCCGAAGAACTCAACGAACGGATTTCATGAAGAGGAATTTCAGAAATGGCTTAAAAGGAATGAAAAAATTAATACATTCATAGTAACCGGTGTTTGCACCGATATCTGCGTTCAGCAATTCGCAATAACTTTAAAAACATGGTTCAATATGATGAACAAAAAATCAAGGATAATAGTTCCGATCAATACCGTCGATACCTATGATTTGGGTGTGCACAATGCTGAACTGACACACGTTATGGCGTTATACAACATGAGCACTAACGGGATTGAGCTGGTTTCCGAAATAAAATAACACGAGGGTGAGGCTGTTTTCGGCCTTCAGGCGGGGTGCTTTTCAATGTATAAAGCATTGATTGTCGATGATGAGCCGTCGGTTATTGAAGGGTTAAGGATAATGATACCCTGGGAAACCGTGGGTTTTGAAATATGCGCTGATGCCCGGAATGCTCAGGATGCTCTGTTAAAAGCCGAGGAATACCGGCCGCATTTGGTTATAACCGATATCCGAATGCCGTTTAAAAGCGGGCTGGAACTAATCAGTGAAATAAAAAAAATGGATTTGGCTGATGAGTTTGTAATTTTAAGCGGTTATTCCGAGTTTGCCTACGCCCAGGAGGCCATGCGCCAGGGTGTAAGCCATTACCTTTTGAAACCTCTTGACCGGGATGAGGTGGTTGCTGTTCTGCAGGAGATAAAAGGCAAACTTGATGCGGTGTTTCTGGCTGAATACGGGTTTGCCCAGGAAGAAATTGAAAATTTCAGAAAGAGCCGGATTCTTTACAAGGAAAACGGAGATAATTCCAGCGGCGGACAAAAAGGCACATGGAAATTCACATGGGAAGGTTTTGACGAAGAACTGACCAGTGCGCTTCAGCTTATGAATTATCAGAGCGCAAGAAAAGTGGTAGACAAGCTTTTCAATTATATAAAATCGAGGGATATAAGCCTGCCTGAAGCAAGGGTTATTGTAAGCAGCTGTATTTATCACATACTGCGCATGGCTTATGAGAAAAACATAAAAATAGATTTTGTATTGCCTGAAGAAATCAACGGGGAATTAAGCCTTTCAGAACTGAAAAATTTGATACTCGGGCTGATTTCGGAAACAATAAACCTAATGCTTGAAAACAGAAAAACAAATTCAAAAAGTTATCTCTACAGGGTGAAAGCGTACATAGATCAAAATTACAGCCAGGATTTGAAGGTCTCGTCCCTTGCAAAAATGGAGTTCATAGAGGCAGGTTATCTGGGGGAAACCTTTGCCAAACAGTTTGGATGCAGCATAAATGAATACATAAACAAGGTCAGGATTAACAAGGCAATGGAGCTTATCCGTACCACAGATATGAAGTTGAATGATATTGCCTATGCCGTGGGGTATAAAAGTTATAATAATTTTTTCTCCAATTTCAAAAAAATCGCCAATATAAAACCCACTCAGTTTTACGAAAGGTATTCGCATAGCCTGAAAAAGGAATAATTTCGTCATTCACCTTCAATACGCATGATAATTTCAGTCCCATGACCAGGTGAACTGTTAATTGAGAAATGGAACCTTTTGTCATAACTCATCAGCATACGCCTGTATACATTCTGAATGCCCACCCCGCTTCCGGTCTCGCTGTCAGATCCGATTTCAGAATTGGGGTTCTTAAGTTTTTCAAGAATTTCCTCCACCTGTTTTTTATCCATTCCGGCCCCGTTGTCCTTTACCGATATCACAAGGGCGCCTGAGTCAATTTTCGCGGTAAGAACGAGTTTGCGCCTTTCGTCTATGGATGCCTGAAGACCGTGCTTGCACGCGTTTTCAACAATGGGCTGGATGCTCATTTTAGGGATCAGAAAACCCGAGTTAATCACTTCAGGGCTTATATTTATTTCATATTCAAATTTTCCGCCGAATCTGAATTTTTCAATAGCCAGATACTTTTCTATGAAATCAAATTCCTCTGAAACAGTGATAAAGTCGTTTCCGGGCGTAAGAAGCCTTTTTAGCAGCTTGGACAGACTGGATATGACACTGGACAGCTCGGTGTAGTTGTTTTTAACGCAGAATACCAGTATGGCGTTAAGCGTATTGAAAAGGAAATGCGGGTCAACCTGTGCCTGAAGATATTTGTATTTGGCCCTTATATTTTCAATCTCCATGCTTTTTTTCTGCATTTCCAGCTTGTAGACAACGTTTATCAGTTCGTTTATGTTGGTAATCATTTTGTTGAAAGCTATTATAAGCCATCCTATTTCATCCTTTCCCGGGTTTTTCAGTTCAAGCGGCTCGAAATAGTTTTCGCCGACTTTTTTTATATGGCTTGACAGTGCGAGAAGCCTGTAACGCATTGAATTTAATACAGACCAGATTATAAATACCGACAGGCCGGCCATTGAAAGAGTTATCAGTAATATGTATACAAGAACCACCAGTTGCCTTCTGTTTATCTGATTTCTGTCAAAAATGCCATATATCTTCCAGTCGCTGAAATACGGAGAGGTACCTATGGACTTATAAAGTATGAAATATTTGTCATCGGAAGGAGTGTGCAGAAACTGGGGATCGGTGCTTGTATTGGTGAGCTGTGTGCCCCAGAAAATCCTGTTGTCGCCGTATGTCAGATATGTGTCAATACTTTCGCCTTCAGAATTCAGTTCGGATATTATACGATCCAGTTTTAGTTCAATAAGAAGATAATTTACGGCGTTGTTCAGAAAGTCCGGAGATCTGACTTTTCGTATTATTGTTATTCTGTTTTGCGGAGGGGTAACCGATATGGCGGTGGAGTGAGGGTAAATGGTAAAATCCGAGGTATCGGAAGAAGCCAAAATATACCATTCTTTCTGCTTTGTTAAATCATCCAGAACACGAAAATGATCGACATTGATAAAATTCGTATCATCAATATACAGTGTTATCGATGCGATGTCAGGGTTGCTTACCAGGTACATGTTGAACCGGTTTCTGAGAAAGAACCAGTAAATTTCGTAATGCTCCACCGGAGTTGAAAATTCTCTGGAAAGGTCCTGACGAAGAGTTACATCTGCATTAATCTGGTTTGCCACGTTTATTGCGGTTTGGGTTAAGAGGTTGAAATTACCAGCAGTTTTTTCAAAGGACTGGTCAAGATAATGAACGGTATTTTGCCTTATCTCTCTGGATGTAAACGATATCCACACTACCGCACCGATTACGATGGGAACAAGAATACCGATTGTGTAGACCATTATAAATTTACGCCTGATACTGACATTGTCAAGTAAACGCAGTAACATGCTCATTTACAACTCCTTCTTGCTTTATGAATATTTCTTTTTATAATCCGACGGAAGAACGCCGGTCAGTTCCTTGAATTTTCTTATAAAATATCCGTAATCCGAATAGCCCACTTCTTCGCAGACTGCTGTTATTTTCATGTCAGTGCCTGCAAAAAGCGTCTTGGCGTGCTCTATACGCAGAAAATTTATGTAATCATTAAACTTACGCCCTGTTTTCTTTTTTATAATTCTGCTCACAATCATCGGTGAAATCGAAAATTTTTCCGATATGCTCTGTATGCTGATATTTTTCGTGCAACAGTTAGCCTTAATGAAGTCAATTATCTCGTTTTCCAACAATACAAGGGATTTGCCGGCGTTGCGGTTTATCTGTTCGAAAACGTAAGTGCAAAGGGATAAGGCCAGTTCCTTACACTTACCGTTCCCGTTTCCGATAGCATCTATGAAATCCAGAAGGATGCTGCCTGCTTCAACGCCACATGCAGACGCCGTTTTCCCTATCATACCCGCAAGCCGGTACAGGCATATCGTATTGCTCAGTGTTGAATCGGCATTTTTGCCCAGTTCATCGAAAAAATTTTCAACTGCGCCAACTACTTGTTGATAGTCGTTCCCTTTTACCGCGTTTATAACTTTATCGAAAAGCCGTTCCGGAATTACCGACTCCATTTTCGCTATTCGTTCGCTGAAAACCGGCTTTTTGTGAAGTTCCTCATAACACAGCACGTTGTTTTCTGGTTGGAGAAGATAATAGGTATAAAGTTGTTCAATCTGCCTGCTGCATATGTCGATACTTTCAGGCATTTCATCGTAAGATACACCGCTTATCAGCGCGCTGAAGCTGTGGAGTCCGAAAACCCACGGATTTGGATGACTGAAAATTTCCTTAATCCTGCCTGCCAGTTCGGTATAATCGGGGAAGAAGTCCATGCCGTCATGCATTACAAGAATGTAATTTCCGTTACCGTTATAGAAAATACAGTTCTCATTTTTCACGCCTGCAATATTAAGAAAAAAATCATAAATTTTGCTGTCTGGAGCAGGATGTATGTTCGGTATGGTTATAAAACGTATCATTCGTACTTTTGCGCGCTGTGGAATATCAAATATAAAATGGGCTTTTCGTTTCAGTTTTTCGCCGCGCTTCCCGCTTGTGATCTCATTGTAAAGCTGGTTGGCG from Thermoclostridium stercorarium subsp. stercorarium DSM 8532 harbors:
- a CDS encoding cysteine hydrolase family protein gives rise to the protein MKILNREDFIRKSTDVLEKIVDMLEKLPSVKFSDLNAEQTALVIVDMINGFVREGALKSPRAEALIPEISRLSKACDELKITKLAFADSHTGESPEFDSYPEHCIRGTSESEVVDELKEVGGYILIPKNSTNGFHEEEFQKWLKRNEKINTFIVTGVCTDICVQQFAITLKTWFNMMNKKSRIIVPINTVDTYDLGVHNAELTHVMALYNMSTNGIELVSEIK
- a CDS encoding response regulator transcription factor — its product is MYKALIVDDEPSVIEGLRIMIPWETVGFEICADARNAQDALLKAEEYRPHLVITDIRMPFKSGLELISEIKKMDLADEFVILSGYSEFAYAQEAMRQGVSHYLLKPLDRDEVVAVLQEIKGKLDAVFLAEYGFAQEEIENFRKSRILYKENGDNSSGGQKGTWKFTWEGFDEELTSALQLMNYQSARKVVDKLFNYIKSRDISLPEARVIVSSCIYHILRMAYEKNIKIDFVLPEEINGELSLSELKNLILGLISETINLMLENRKTNSKSYLYRVKAYIDQNYSQDLKVSSLAKMEFIEAGYLGETFAKQFGCSINEYINKVRINKAMELIRTTDMKLNDIAYAVGYKSYNNFFSNFKKIANIKPTQFYERYSHSLKKE
- a CDS encoding sensor histidine kinase translates to MSMLLRLLDNVSIRRKFIMVYTIGILVPIVIGAVVWISFTSREIRQNTVHYLDQSFEKTAGNFNLLTQTAINVANQINADVTLRQDLSREFSTPVEHYEIYWFFLRNRFNMYLVSNPDIASITLYIDDTNFINVDHFRVLDDLTKQKEWYILASSDTSDFTIYPHSTAISVTPPQNRITIIRKVRSPDFLNNAVNYLLIELKLDRIISELNSEGESIDTYLTYGDNRIFWGTQLTNTSTDPQFLHTPSDDKYFILYKSIGTSPYFSDWKIYGIFDRNQINRRQLVVLVYILLITLSMAGLSVFIIWSVLNSMRYRLLALSSHIKKVGENYFEPLELKNPGKDEIGWLIIAFNKMITNINELINVVYKLEMQKKSMEIENIRAKYKYLQAQVDPHFLFNTLNAILVFCVKNNYTELSSVISSLSKLLKRLLTPGNDFITVSEEFDFIEKYLAIEKFRFGGKFEYEINISPEVINSGFLIPKMSIQPIVENACKHGLQASIDERRKLVLTAKIDSGALVISVKDNGAGMDKKQVEEILEKLKNPNSEIGSDSETGSGVGIQNVYRRMLMSYDKRFHFSINSSPGHGTEIIMRIEGE
- a CDS encoding response regulator transcription factor — translated: MLKAVIVDDEPSVLEGLKIFVDWQKEGYEIVGEASDGLSAFPIICEKHPDLVICDIRMPGLNGLELLEKIRKTVSPVPKFLMLSGYSEFSYARKAMQLGAVGYLTKPLDSEELSSELSRVAEIIENERRINEENLEFIRYTANQLYNEITSGKRGEKLKRKAHFIFDIPQRAKVRMIRFITIPNIHPAPDSKIYDFFLNIAGVKNENCIFYNGNGNYILVMHDGMDFFPDYTELAGRIKEIFSHPNPWVFGLHSFSALISGVSYDEMPESIDICSRQIEQLYTYYLLQPENNVLCYEELHKKPVFSERIAKMESVIPERLFDKVINAVKGNDYQQVVGAVENFFDELGKNADSTLSNTICLYRLAGMIGKTASACGVEAGSILLDFIDAIGNGNGKCKELALSLCTYVFEQINRNAGKSLVLLENEIIDFIKANCCTKNISIQSISEKFSISPMIVSRIIKKKTGRKFNDYINFLRIEHAKTLFAGTDMKITAVCEEVGYSDYGYFIRKFKELTGVLPSDYKKKYS